The following are from one region of the Sphingomonas sp. J315 genome:
- a CDS encoding autotransporter domain-containing protein, producing MPIRGADLTGGQGGDGSGVGGFGSINLSIGGTGGANGDGNAVMVDHAGTLVTHGKTAHAIFAQSVGGGGGFGGDASNNIMGKISVAGDGTGEGDGGAVLVAFNGTIMTSGAGAYGVLAQSVGGGGGIGGDVTTLPLSVLGQQLVPAVWAGFVQVDGMNGKGGNGGDVIVDGMGAIVTTGAGAHGIFAQSVGGGGGIHGSILLADFTGVPPGENPQISGVADLIFGSVGNFGTAGIVDVTHSGGISATGNNASAIWAQSVAGMPDAGKRQAGGDVSVRVAGGDYRGGGGDGAGIRVANGNLNTITIGPGASVSAQSGVAIRVTDDAGFARTTISNAGTVIGNVLAGEGVRSDFANLMGGLFLPGSHVTLRGGTLSNAGTIAPGGYGLIQTTTLTGGYTQTTGGALDLDIRIGGASDRIAATGAVAISGQVRPTVDAFAGAWAPVTILTGSSASVAGVSVRDTLAVDWSASAIGQNVVLDARFDFGLRGTNPAGLNADEQALGGHLDAAAITNGAGLSMLLTPLANMTVPADYKAALETLTPEPYAAQRWLGVRATAQFADAVLSCRDSSNDTPLREASCAWILGNDRNFAADATPATVGFREDAQSVSGGVQFKLGDNWVLGAAGGYETGDFVQPNRATGAIERTLLAGTAKYMTGRFVGSFTVAAALGQATTARIVSATVPAISSSSGKFDTYTLRARVAYGLSFGSVTIAPRADFDLSLVRNGPITEAGSGALSLVLPRQSESLFAFTPAIEAGMTLDIGKARIRPLISVGATLFEKAQLSISAALAGAPGGIAPFAASAELNGPLYNFSGGVEVTGMLGAILRLEYTGRFAEGVEEQSASAKLGWRF from the coding sequence TTGCCGATACGGGGAGCGGACCTGACTGGCGGTCAGGGCGGCGACGGCTCGGGGGTCGGCGGCTTCGGTTCGATCAACCTCAGCATCGGCGGCACGGGCGGTGCCAATGGCGACGGCAATGCGGTGATGGTCGATCATGCAGGCACCCTCGTCACGCACGGCAAGACCGCGCATGCGATCTTCGCACAGAGCGTGGGCGGCGGCGGCGGCTTTGGCGGCGATGCCAGCAACAACATCATGGGCAAGATCAGCGTCGCGGGCGACGGCACGGGCGAGGGCGATGGAGGCGCGGTCCTGGTTGCCTTTAACGGCACGATCATGACCTCGGGCGCAGGCGCCTATGGCGTGCTTGCGCAAAGCGTGGGCGGAGGCGGCGGCATCGGCGGCGATGTCACCACGCTGCCGCTCAGCGTGCTCGGCCAGCAACTGGTGCCCGCAGTGTGGGCGGGCTTCGTCCAGGTCGACGGGATGAACGGCAAGGGTGGCAATGGCGGTGACGTGATCGTCGACGGCATGGGCGCGATCGTCACGACTGGCGCCGGCGCGCACGGCATATTTGCCCAGAGCGTTGGCGGCGGGGGCGGCATCCACGGCTCGATTCTGCTCGCCGATTTCACGGGCGTGCCGCCCGGCGAGAACCCGCAAATCTCCGGCGTTGCCGATCTGATCTTTGGCAGCGTCGGCAACTTCGGGACTGCCGGCATCGTCGATGTAACGCACAGCGGCGGGATCAGCGCGACCGGCAACAATGCCAGCGCGATCTGGGCGCAGAGCGTCGCAGGCATGCCCGACGCTGGAAAGCGCCAGGCTGGCGGCGATGTTTCGGTCAGGGTCGCCGGTGGCGACTATCGCGGTGGCGGCGGAGACGGGGCAGGGATCCGGGTCGCCAATGGCAATCTCAACACGATCACCATCGGCCCGGGTGCCAGCGTTTCGGCCCAGAGCGGCGTTGCGATCCGCGTGACCGACGATGCCGGCTTTGCGCGGACGACGATCTCAAACGCTGGTACTGTCATCGGCAATGTGCTGGCAGGCGAGGGCGTGCGCAGCGATTTCGCCAATCTGATGGGCGGGCTTTTTCTCCCCGGCAGCCACGTGACGCTCAGGGGCGGCACGCTCTCCAATGCCGGGACGATTGCGCCGGGTGGCTATGGCCTGATCCAGACCACCACGCTCACCGGCGGATATACGCAGACAACGGGCGGCGCGCTCGATCTGGATATCCGGATCGGCGGGGCATCGGACCGAATCGCCGCGACGGGGGCGGTGGCGATATCGGGCCAGGTTCGCCCGACGGTCGACGCCTTTGCCGGTGCCTGGGCACCCGTGACGATCCTCACTGGATCAAGCGCAAGCGTCGCCGGCGTGTCGGTCCGCGATACGCTGGCAGTCGACTGGTCGGCGAGCGCCATAGGACAGAATGTGGTTCTCGACGCGCGATTCGATTTCGGGTTGCGCGGCACCAACCCGGCCGGGCTCAACGCCGATGAACAGGCATTGGGCGGGCACCTTGACGCCGCCGCGATCACCAATGGCGCAGGTCTCAGCATGCTGCTGACGCCGCTCGCCAACATGACCGTGCCAGCCGACTACAAGGCCGCCCTCGAGACCCTGACGCCCGAGCCTTATGCTGCCCAGCGCTGGCTGGGTGTGCGCGCAACCGCACAGTTCGCCGACGCGGTGCTGAGTTGTCGTGACAGCTCCAATGACACGCCGCTGCGCGAGGCGAGTTGCGCCTGGATCCTCGGCAACGACCGCAACTTTGCCGCGGACGCAACGCCCGCCACCGTCGGCTTTCGCGAAGACGCGCAGAGCGTGAGTGGGGGCGTCCAGTTCAAGCTGGGTGACAATTGGGTGCTCGGCGCAGCGGGCGGGTACGAGACCGGGGACTTCGTTCAGCCCAACCGGGCCACTGGCGCGATTGAGCGGACACTGCTCGCGGGAACGGCAAAATACATGACCGGCCGCTTTGTCGGCTCCTTCACCGTCGCCGCAGCGCTGGGTCAGGCGACCACTGCCAGGATCGTGTCGGCGACAGTTCCCGCCATCTCTTCGAGCTCGGGCAAGTTCGATACCTATACTCTCCGGGCCAGGGTCGCCTATGGCCTCTCGTTCGGCAGCGTGACGATCGCGCCACGCGCCGACTTCGACCTGAGCTTGGTCCGCAATGGCCCGATTACTGAGGCAGGTTCCGGGGCGCTGTCGCTGGTCCTGCCGAGACAATCGGAATCGCTCTTCGCCTTCACCCCGGCAATAGAGGCGGGTATGACGCTCGACATCGGCAAGGCGCGCATTCGTCCCCTCATTTCGGTCGGTGCCACCCTCTTCGAAAAGGCCCAACTGAGCATTTCCGCCGCGCTTGCGGGCGCTCCCGGCGGAATCGCTCCATTCGCCGCATCCGCAGAGTTAAATGGCCCGCTCTATAATTTTAGCGGAGGCGTGGAGGTGACGGGGATGTTGGGTGCGATCCTGCGTCTCGAATATACCGGACGCTTCGCTGAGGGCGTGGAGGAACAGAGCGCGTCGGCAAAGCTGGGATGGCGCTTTTGA